The Salvia miltiorrhiza cultivar Shanhuang (shh) chromosome 2, IMPLAD_Smil_shh, whole genome shotgun sequence DNA window ATAGAAGCAAACAAATTAAActgcaaaattaaaaattataaagaatAATCTCAATATAACAACGATAAACTGAAGGCACAGCACTAGCTGTGTCACACATCACTCGTCATCGGAATTAGTAAACTGACACTCCTCAAAGAAACTTCTATTTTCCTAATCCCACCTGCACAGCCCTTTGTCATGACATCAAGATAGACGCGTTTTTGGAAAACTAGTGGTTACGTTAGGATATGGTGAAAGAGGCCTCGGAGGTGCAGCAGGAAGAgattcttcttcaacttctgcttTAGACACAGAGTTGATCTCTGGAGCTGCCTCGACTGCTGGGGGAGGGGCGGCCGCCTCTGCTGGTGCCTCTGCTGGTGCAGGCAGGGCTTTGCTGTTGTAGATGACCGGTGGCAGAAGAGCCTTTCCGATTTTCTGGAAGAGGAGATTCGAGGAAATGGATGATGttaaagaagatgaagaagagagaagCTGAGAGTTTTTTGAGATGTAACATTACTATATGACTACATTAGCACCTGTATATCACCAGCAAGCTCATTTGCAGCGACTTTCGTGTTCAAGATCTCTTCAATCTGTCGAACAATTTGCTTCCTATCCTGCAGAGTGGAGACGAGGGGGCGTGTTTGTAGTCGAGACTTTGGAAATACTACGAGACTTGAAGCACGAGAAATGCATACATTCATACCTCTGCAAACAGGAGTTTCTTGCTCACAAACTGAACAAGAGCAGCTGATCCCAAGACCTGGAGGATTATATCTACCTGAAATTTTGTTTTTAAGGAGACGTTAACGTTAGGTGAATCCGAGACGTGTCAACACTCGAAATGAGGTTAAAATCCGAGGCTTTATACCTCTGTGAAGGTTAATAGTCCAAGACCAGCAGCAGCTGCAACGCCAAGGGCTAGAGGCACGGCTTCAGAAACGTCCTGCAAATCCGAGGCAGCTCATTAAAACAGTAGCATGATTGGCACAGCATAAGAGTCTACTTGAATTTGAATCTTTCAAGAACACGAAAGAGTAAGCAACTGAGATGTTTACCTCAAACGAATCCGTGAGACCACTCAGGTCGATGCCCACTGTCTTCTTCGGAGCTATCCAAGGAAGGTCGTTGTTCTGCTCAAGTTGGCATTTATCTGTTAGTTTCATCTGCTGAACTCAAACAACTGAAGAGGAAAATGGgttgtggggtggggtgggggggtgggggtaaACCTTCCATCCTCGCGGTCCTTCAGCACCATCTTTGATGGCATAAGCAGCTTTGAAGCCATTGACTGTTACCAGCTCAGCCACAAGTTCAGAGTTTCCATCAAATCTGGCTTCATCACaattcagaaaaataaaataaaattggacaccttaaaaatgaatttgatcCCAGCAGTATTATCAAACAATCAAAGAAGCATCTCAACATTATTGACATTGTTTACTCTACTTGACTATCACTACAATAGCTCAGCATAGCTAATATTGATTCATCTAAACTTTGTAGTTGGTTTTAGAGTCCTCTAACAACTATTGTAGATCGGTGCAAACTTGGTAAATTCGTACCTTCAAGCGCTTGCAGTGATCGCTCGGATCCTAATAATTTCAATGCAATTGGCTTATCAGGTCCAAGAACCTCACCAGAAGCAAGCTGAAACAATGAAAAATTTATTACTCAAAAACTTGTAAATACTTCACAATGAAGCCTTCATTTCTGCATTGAATGTTCAATAGAATCCCAACTTATATATTattggagtaaaaaaaaattcttactttgaagagaagatgattGGATATCATCCCAGCAGCACCAGAGACAGCAATGTTAACCAACTTCTTCCACGACTTCGTCTCCTCTTCCTACCAACGacatacacacacaaaaaaacaaAACGTGCATCCGCACAATAGGACATCGGTTCTGATCTAAGTAAATGAAGCAATGTAGTAATGTCTCAAGAGTTTTACATGATGAAACATTCAATCTTCACTTATTCCCACCATTGATCTGCTTCCAATATTTGTATATTACCTAAATTGATTTGGTTTTATTTGAACTAGTTCGATTACATACTCAAAACTACTAATTCTAGCTCTCAAAACCTCGTAAACAAACAATTAAGTCtaacaaaaaaagaaacagTGGAAAAACACATGAGGATTATGTCGAGCGCAGTGTGTGCAATAAAAAACTCACATCTTTGAGATCATAAGTGAGAAAGAAAACCCCATAGCGCTCAGCTTTCTTCTTCAGTTCCCCTAACTTCACCACCGCCGGCGCTTCAACTTCACTGCAGAAAGGCATCAACTTCAACTTCCACTCAATCAAGAAAACCTCAAAAACAGAATTCTGCAGGCAAAAGGGACTTACTTGGAAGTGACGGAGCACCTAATTCTCGAGTTCTGAACAGCCCAGGAGGTTTCCCAACGGTTGGTGACTTCTGGCGACAAATATCGAAGCAAAATCAGACTCAAATTCAAGATAAAGTTGAAGTCTTGAAGCCGAATCAGACCACAATTCCGGCCACAAAACCTTCCGAACCAGCTAACACGACGGCGAATTCATCGCCGGAATCTGCCTCTGGAGCCAAGAACATCTCTGCAAATGGTTAAAAGGGAATTGCGGAAAAGGGTGTGCACAAGAATCTCACTTCTTCTCTGATGAAGAAACAGAGCAATGACACAAATGTTGAGAGAAATGGATGGATGATTTGATTAAATCTATGATGAATTGTGATTTCTTTTATGGGGTCTATGAACGGATAAATGGGGAAGGGAGGCTATGAATTCTTCAATATGAAATGGGGGAACGGATAAATGGGGGAAGGGAGGATGAAATGGGGGTTATGAAATTGAagtgataattaatttaaagtttaataaaatttgggGGCTATAGGGTAgaatagtaaatttttaattaattgatattaatatttaaaaaggGGGCTGtaaggagtaaaatgggggctatgaatagaaccaccctataaaatattattttctgttttcatttttagaaaacTAGCAGTATTACACATTTACACTCATACAA harbors:
- the LOC131009622 gene encoding rhodanese-like domain-containing protein 4, chloroplastic, with the translated sequence IRRRVSWFGRFCGRNCGLIRLQDFNFILNLSLILLRYLSPEVTNRWETSWAVQNSRIRCSVTSNEVEAPAVVKLGELKKKAERYGVFFLTYDLKDEEETKSWKKLVNIAVSGAAGMISNHLLFKLASGEVLGPDKPIALKLLGSERSLQALEARFDGNSELVAELVTVNGFKAAYAIKDGAEGPRGWKNNDLPWIAPKKTVGIDLSGLTDSFEDVSEAVPLALGVAAAAGLGLLTFTEVDIILQVLGSAALVQFVSKKLLFAEDRKQIVRQIEEILNTKVAANELAGDIQKIGKALLPPVIYNSKALPAPAEAPAEAAAPPPAVEAAPEINSVSKAEVEEESLPAAPPRPLSPYPNVTTSFPKTRLS